In Aquipuribacter nitratireducens, the following proteins share a genomic window:
- a CDS encoding GAF domain-containing protein — protein sequence MSSTTQMSETGALPVTADPGRLEVLRRTGVADGRSDEVFDRFARLAATLLDAPVSYVSLVGHDRQVMPGAVALDGGGERRTLALEDSVCAFSVATGDELVIEDMATDPLVRDNDRFRDLDYAAYAGYPLTTEDGYVLGNLCVVDRSARHWSEEEMRSLRELSALVVQELEHRITRSRLDALRDEVVAVLAEVPPTHEAVRLLSGAADRSEDPRLQRLAATASARADRLVRAASAVHEDMAAAPVATTPAVRGRVDLVRTVRRTVQGTRAATGADLRLETDPALHGTEVDGDVLALERALSHVMLALLHHSGDAVPTVTLERDGDLARLTLATDAGHLPTGQLGRAVGRLAAAVQPVGQGAGRPTGVRLVDGAVRAVAGDVEGEVSPEYAAVRAVMAVHDTR from the coding sequence ATGTCGTCCACCACGCAGATGTCCGAGACGGGTGCGCTGCCCGTCACCGCCGATCCGGGACGACTGGAGGTGCTGCGCCGCACCGGTGTCGCCGACGGCCGCTCCGACGAGGTCTTCGACCGCTTCGCCCGCCTCGCGGCGACGCTGCTCGACGCCCCGGTCTCCTACGTCTCCCTCGTGGGGCACGACCGCCAGGTCATGCCCGGCGCCGTGGCCCTCGACGGCGGGGGCGAGCGCCGGACGCTCGCCCTCGAGGACTCGGTGTGCGCGTTCTCCGTCGCGACCGGTGACGAGCTGGTGATCGAGGACATGGCGACCGACCCGCTCGTCCGCGACAACGACCGCTTCCGGGACCTCGACTACGCGGCCTACGCCGGGTATCCGCTCACCACCGAGGACGGGTACGTGCTCGGCAACCTGTGCGTCGTCGACCGCTCGGCACGCCACTGGTCGGAGGAGGAGATGCGGAGCCTGCGCGAGCTGTCCGCCCTGGTCGTCCAGGAGCTCGAGCACCGCATCACGCGCTCGCGTCTGGACGCCCTCCGCGACGAAGTGGTGGCCGTCCTCGCCGAGGTGCCCCCGACCCACGAGGCGGTCCGCCTGCTGAGCGGCGCGGCGGACCGCAGCGAGGACCCCCGGCTCCAGCGTCTGGCGGCCACGGCGTCGGCGCGCGCGGACCGGCTCGTGCGCGCGGCGTCCGCCGTGCACGAGGACATGGCCGCAGCACCCGTCGCCACGACCCCGGCGGTGCGGGGTCGGGTCGACCTCGTGCGCACCGTCCGGCGCACCGTGCAGGGGACGCGGGCCGCCACCGGGGCCGACCTGAGGCTCGAGACCGATCCCGCGCTCCACGGCACGGAGGTCGACGGCGACGTGCTCGCGCTCGAGCGTGCGTTGTCCCACGTCATGCTCGCTCTCCTCCACCACAGCGGGGACGCCGTGCCGACGGTGACGCTCGAGCGGGACGGCGACCTGGCGCGGCTCACGCTCGCCACCGACGCGGGGCACCTGCCCACCGGGCAGCTCGGGCGTGCGGTCGGCCGGCTCGCGGCCGCCGTCCAGCCAGTGGGCCAGGGAGCAGGGCGGCCTACCGGCGTGCGCCTGGTGGACGGTGCCGTGCGTGCCGTGGCCGGGGACGTCGAGGGAGAGGTGTCACCGGAGTACGCCGCGGTCCGGGCCGTCATGGCCGTGCACGACACCCGCTGA
- a CDS encoding amino acid ABC transporter ATP-binding protein — MPQGAVRGDVVLDVRGLVKHYDDTPVLHGVDLTVAEHEVVALIGSSGSGKSTLLRCAALLEEVTDGQVLLDGDDITDPGVDADRVRSRFGVVFQAFNLFPHMTVRQNITLAPRVVHGVPAGEADARALELLERVGLADKADAYPDRLSGGQQQRAAIARAVAVEPRVLLLDEVTSALDPELVGEVLALVRELAEGGATILMATHEMGFARRVADHVVFLDGGRVCEEGPPAQVLGEPTQPRTQQFLRRVVDAGRL, encoded by the coding sequence CTGCCGCAGGGCGCCGTCCGCGGTGACGTCGTCCTCGACGTCCGGGGCCTCGTCAAGCACTACGACGACACCCCGGTCCTGCACGGGGTCGACCTCACCGTCGCCGAGCACGAGGTCGTCGCCCTCATCGGCTCCTCCGGCTCCGGCAAGTCGACGCTGCTGCGGTGCGCGGCCCTGCTGGAGGAGGTGACCGACGGGCAGGTCCTCCTCGACGGCGACGACATCACCGACCCCGGTGTCGACGCCGACCGCGTCCGCTCGCGCTTCGGCGTCGTCTTCCAGGCCTTCAACCTGTTCCCGCACATGACGGTGCGGCAGAACATCACCCTCGCCCCGCGGGTCGTCCACGGCGTACCCGCCGGGGAGGCGGACGCCAGGGCCCTCGAGCTGCTCGAGCGGGTCGGTCTCGCCGACAAGGCGGACGCGTACCCCGACCGGCTCTCCGGCGGCCAGCAGCAGCGGGCTGCGATCGCCCGCGCCGTCGCCGTCGAGCCGCGGGTCCTGCTCCTCGACGAGGTGACGTCCGCGCTCGACCCCGAGCTCGTCGGCGAGGTCCTCGCCCTGGTCCGCGAGCTCGCCGAGGGCGGCGCGACGATCCTCATGGCCACCCACGAGATGGGGTTCGCCCGCCGGGTCGCCGACCACGTGGTCTTCCTCGACGGCGGCCGGGTGTGCGAGGAAGGGCCGCCGGCCCAGGTGCTCGGGGAGCCCACGCAGCCCCGCACCCAGCAGTTCCTCCGACGGGTGGTCGACGCCGGGCGGCTGTGA
- a CDS encoding ABC transporter permease subunit — protein sequence MSVPPLTRAGSGGADRLLLTPLEQHRARVRRARTRRSVLTSLASTVVFAVLLYVSVTSAPGWPRVQETFFDPAVAREWLPSILRGLWLNIRVLAVAAVLTLALALLLAVLRTLRGPVWLPVRLLATAYVDLFRGIPLIVLLYLVGFGVPALRFTEGRISPVVLGAAAIVLTYSAYVAEVFRAGIETVHPSQRLGARSLGLSYAQSLRLVVLPQAVRRVTPPLLNDFVAMQKDVGLISVLGAVDAVRAAQIGALDSFNFTPYVVAALLFVLLSVPTARLADWAALRATRREQAGGVL from the coding sequence GTGAGCGTCCCCCCGCTCACGCGTGCGGGGTCGGGAGGCGCCGACCGGCTCCTCCTGACCCCGCTCGAGCAGCACCGGGCCCGGGTGCGGCGCGCACGGACCCGCCGCTCGGTGCTGACGTCGCTCGCGAGCACCGTCGTCTTCGCGGTGCTGCTGTACGTGTCGGTGACGAGCGCCCCCGGCTGGCCGCGGGTGCAGGAGACGTTCTTCGACCCGGCCGTGGCGCGCGAGTGGCTGCCGAGCATCCTGCGCGGGCTCTGGCTCAACATCCGCGTGCTCGCCGTCGCCGCGGTGCTGACCCTCGCGCTCGCGCTGCTGCTGGCGGTCCTGCGCACGCTGCGCGGGCCCGTCTGGCTGCCGGTGCGGCTGCTCGCCACCGCCTACGTCGACCTGTTCCGCGGCATCCCGCTCATCGTCCTGCTGTACCTCGTCGGCTTCGGGGTCCCCGCCCTCCGCTTCACCGAGGGCCGCATCAGCCCCGTCGTGCTCGGCGCGGCCGCGATCGTCCTCACGTACTCGGCGTACGTCGCGGAGGTCTTCCGCGCGGGCATCGAGACGGTGCACCCGAGCCAGCGGCTCGGCGCCCGCTCGCTCGGCCTGTCGTACGCCCAGTCCCTGCGCCTCGTGGTCCTGCCCCAGGCCGTGCGCCGGGTGACGCCGCCGCTGCTCAACGACTTCGTCGCGATGCAGAAGGACGTCGGCCTCATCTCCGTCCTCGGCGCCGTCGACGCCGTCCGCGCGGCGCAGATCGGTGCGCTCGACTCCTTCAACTTCACCCCGTACGTCGTCGCGGCCCTGCTGTTCGTCCTGCTGAGCGTCCCGACGGCGCGCCTGGCGGACTGGGCGGCGCTGCGGGCGACCCGCCGCGAGCAGGCGGGGGGCGTGCTGTGA
- a CDS encoding NlpC/P60 family protein — protein sequence MPIAARRSGVVLALLLALVAGLLVVPGPPSHAHLTAKAAAPRQLPGTTGTLRVWTSGTPAVTTVRDDRGVVATFTRGARTVGVRGPARSFAESTTTAMVTSTTWVRLLPAPFSGSINWSWLGVALQDRTPDVLAVAVQYVTGAPDVVDDTGRRVAGDASYGPLVDGARQEGSDANDFLGEIWTYPDGTTDAPEPAQLGAMDCSGFVRMVLGVRSGLPLSLRPDGQRLPRRSFEMLASGPGVVVAADTGARAPVSGLRPGDLVFFDASTDDGTRVDHVGIHLGTDSAGAPRFVSSRKTVDGPTLGDVGGRSTLSGTGLYATAFRAVRRP from the coding sequence GTGCCCATCGCCGCGCGCCGCTCCGGCGTCGTCCTCGCCCTGCTGCTCGCCCTCGTCGCCGGTCTGCTGGTCGTGCCCGGTCCGCCCTCGCACGCGCACCTCACCGCCAAGGCCGCGGCGCCGCGTCAGCTGCCCGGCACCACGGGCACGCTGCGGGTCTGGACCTCCGGCACGCCGGCGGTCACGACCGTGCGTGACGACCGCGGCGTCGTCGCGACCTTCACGCGCGGCGCCCGGACGGTCGGCGTCCGCGGGCCCGCCCGCTCGTTCGCCGAGAGCACGACCACCGCCATGGTGACGTCGACGACCTGGGTCCGTCTGCTGCCGGCCCCCTTCTCGGGCAGCATCAACTGGTCGTGGCTGGGCGTCGCGCTGCAGGACCGCACACCGGACGTCCTCGCGGTCGCCGTGCAGTACGTGACCGGCGCCCCCGACGTGGTCGACGACACCGGTCGACGTGTCGCCGGTGACGCGTCGTACGGCCCGCTCGTCGACGGTGCGAGGCAGGAGGGCTCCGACGCCAACGACTTCCTGGGCGAGATCTGGACGTACCCCGACGGCACGACCGACGCGCCCGAGCCGGCGCAGCTCGGCGCCATGGACTGCTCCGGCTTCGTCCGCATGGTCCTCGGCGTCCGGTCGGGCCTGCCCCTGTCCCTGCGCCCCGACGGTCAGCGGCTGCCGAGGCGCTCCTTCGAGATGCTGGCGTCGGGCCCCGGGGTCGTGGTCGCGGCCGACACGGGAGCCCGCGCGCCGGTGTCGGGGCTGCGCCCCGGGGACCTCGTCTTCTTCGACGCGAGCACGGACGACGGCACGCGCGTGGACCACGTCGGCATCCACCTCGGCACGGATAGCGCCGGCGCTCCGCGCTTCGTGTCGAGCCGGAAGACCGTCGACGGCCCGACGTTGGGGGACGTCGGGGGGCGCTCGACGCTGAGCGGGACCGGGCTGTACGCCACCGCCTTCCGGGCCGTCCGCCGCCCCTGA
- a CDS encoding poly-gamma-glutamate biosynthesis protein PgsC/CapC, with the protein MTEYLFRPEVVRVALVVGVVVSVLFYERVQLTTGGAVVPAYLAISLPAPLHVLSTLLAGFGAYLLVSVVLSRRLIVYGRRKFELEVLAGLVLVALLSSAAALLDDVDPALAGVAALGYLVPGVIAHDMSRQRPGRTLFAVAVTTVVLGAVVYLYASLLAISPLRDEPLDDLAALTAYPPELTLPAAFASVAVGMLVFSRLGLRSGGFISGAYLAMVAPRWGDIVFALAAAVVTWALVVHVIMPRLLVFGRRKLSTMVLVGALVAWTGEVLVATLTAGDHVPWRGLPIMALMVPALLANDAQRQGWERTLWGAGLTTVGVLGLVWLSAGVARLLGWL; encoded by the coding sequence GTGACGGAGTACCTCTTCCGACCGGAGGTCGTCCGGGTCGCCCTCGTCGTCGGCGTCGTCGTCAGCGTGCTGTTCTACGAGCGCGTCCAGCTGACGACGGGCGGCGCGGTGGTGCCCGCCTACCTCGCCATCAGCCTGCCCGCGCCGCTGCACGTCCTCAGCACGCTGCTGGCGGGCTTCGGGGCGTACCTCCTGGTGAGCGTCGTCCTCAGCAGGAGGCTGATCGTGTACGGGCGGCGCAAGTTCGAGCTGGAGGTGCTCGCGGGACTCGTGCTCGTCGCGCTGCTGAGCTCGGCGGCGGCGCTGCTCGACGACGTCGACCCCGCCCTCGCGGGCGTCGCGGCCCTCGGCTACCTCGTGCCCGGGGTCATCGCGCACGACATGTCGCGGCAGCGGCCCGGGAGGACGCTGTTCGCCGTCGCGGTCACGACCGTCGTGCTCGGCGCCGTCGTCTACCTCTACGCGTCGCTGCTCGCCATCTCGCCGCTGCGCGACGAGCCGCTCGACGACCTCGCGGCGCTCACCGCCTACCCGCCGGAGCTGACGCTGCCGGCCGCCTTCGCCTCGGTCGCCGTCGGCATGCTCGTCTTCAGCCGGCTCGGCCTGCGCTCGGGCGGCTTCATCTCGGGCGCCTACCTCGCCATGGTGGCACCGCGCTGGGGCGACATCGTCTTCGCCCTCGCCGCCGCCGTCGTGACGTGGGCCCTCGTCGTCCACGTCATCATGCCGCGGCTCCTCGTCTTCGGTCGGCGCAAGCTCAGCACGATGGTGCTGGTGGGCGCCCTCGTCGCGTGGACGGGAGAGGTCCTCGTCGCGACCCTGACGGCCGGCGACCACGTGCCGTGGCGCGGACTCCCGATCATGGCGCTCATGGTCCCCGCCCTGCTCGCGAACGACGCCCAGCGGCAGGGCTGGGAGCGGACCCTGTGGGGGGCGGGGCTCACGACCGTCGGCGTGCTCGGCCTCGTGTGGCTGTCGGCCGGCGTGGCACGGCTCCTCGGCTGGTTGTGA